CGCGGGCCCCGGGCTTGGGCAGGGACTTGCGGATCTTTCCGGCGTCGTCGGTGAGGACGGGCTTGAGAGACTCGTCGAAACCGACGGTGAAACGTCGGGGTCCGTAGTCCAACGTCAGGGTGCCCGTGGAGTCCAATCCGCAGTCGGGCACGAGTCGGTCGGCGAGTTGTTCGGGACGCAGACCGCGCTCGTCGGCGACCGAGGCCATCTTCGCGATGGCGTGCTTCTTCAGGCCGGTGAACTTGACGTTCTGCGAGATCGCGTGCAGATGCATCAATGCGACATCGGTGCCGATGGTGGCGAGTACATCCAGGCCGGTCAGCGCGCGCCGGTGCTGCCCGTCGCCGGGCCACGCCCGGATGAGCCGGGTGAGTCGTCGCACGGTCTCGTCGTCGCCCAACCAGCCCAGCGCCGTCAGCACCCAGCCGTCCTTACTGGGCATGTTGGCGAGTTGCCATTCCTGGAACAGCCGCCAAGCCCACTCGGCCAGTGGGGCGGGCTCGCAGACCTCGCGGACGACGTCGATCCCGGCGTACCTCTGATCCGGGGTGGAGATCGACAACATGGTGATCAGATGCCCGACGCCATCGGAAGGTAGGGCGGCTTTCCGGCCACGCAGCGGGATCTGGGGAAGTAGCCGCGGATCGAGCCAGTCGCCGATCTTGGGGGGATTCTTCGGCAGGATCTCGAGCGGGTCCACTGCCAGCATGGCCGCCACGGCCGCCGCCGCCTGCTCGCTGTGCTCGGCCGCGACCGCGATCACCTCGTCGGTCCGACCGAACAACCGCAGGAGCGCCTCGGCGTGGCGCCGTCGGCCTCCGGCCGGACCGAACGCGGCGGGTAGGAGCGTGCGGACTGCGGCGATTCCATGACGTTCGAGCCAGTCGACGACGACCGGGCGCATCGCCTTGCGCTGCCCGAACCACTCCGCCATCTGGGAGGCGATGGTCGTATCGACGAAGGGCGACGCCCAGGTCGCCTCGGTCGCCACGTTCTTGCGGCCGCGATAGATCGGTGCCTCCAGAAGCGATAACGCGGCATGTCCGTATCGGGAGAGCAGCCCGCAACCGTCCGCCGTGGTGCACCGGAACAGGGCCGTTCGGCTGTGGAACAGCGAGTCGGCGATCTCGTCGGGAGCTTCGA
This Actinoalloteichus hymeniacidonis DNA region includes the following protein-coding sequences:
- a CDS encoding DUF4132 domain-containing protein, which produces MTQVVSELAPVLPAAGYDELPEILVSPPWTVSAKQRRTPSVVIPDLAPPAPSATWRDGERESWSRTHSAVYPADTDWDRLAAEYRAGTLPTYRHQSFFIEAPDEIADSLFHSRTALFRCTTADGCGLLSRYGHAALSLLEAPIYRGRKNVATEATWASPFVDTTIASQMAEWFGQRKAMRPVVVDWLERHGIAAVRTLLPAAFGPAGGRRRHAEALLRLFGRTDEVIAVAAEHSEQAAAAVAAMLAVDPLEILPKNPPKIGDWLDPRLLPQIPLRGRKAALPSDGVGHLITMLSISTPDQRYAGIDVVREVCEPAPLAEWAWRLFQEWQLANMPSKDGWVLTALGWLGDDETVRRLTRLIRAWPGDGQHRRALTGLDVLATIGTDVALMHLHAISQNVKFTGLKKHAIAKMASVADERGLRPEQLADRLVPDCGLDSTGTLTLDYGPRRFTVGFDESLKPVLTDDAGKIRKSLPKPGARDDAELAPQAYARFAALKKDVRTLAANQLRRLEQAMVVGRRWSDQEFRDYLVDHPLVSHLVRRLVWLAETTGGKPASSFRVAEDGTFADAQDETITFPADTEIRLAHRLHLSEDTIKAWAGVLGDYKILQPFPQLGRAVHVLSEAERSAPTLSRLDGITIEPARILGLVPRGWVRAEPQDGGGQPWITRPLGDGQAVIVELYPGVGVGPYSAADMSDQEVTAIWIGSENYGGERRPADSALFGSLDPITTSEILGDLLGLTEQR